AGAAGATTTATTTGATAAACTTAACGAACATGAAATAGATTTAGGTATCGGTAAACCAATCATTCCCTCAATTCTTTTAAATGGTATTCTGGACATTTTTAATTTAAAAGCAGTATCGGCATCTCAACCTGCTCTAAATAAAGAGGATATTATGGAAAAATCCGATAAAACCTACCGTGTATTATTGGCAGAAGATAACAAGACAAATCAGCTGATTGCAAAATCTCTTCTACAGAGAGTTGGCATTGAAACGATGATAGCGAATAACGGGAAAGAGGCTGTCGAACAATATATAAAGCATAAGGATGATATTGATTTGATACTAATGGATTTACATATGCCTGTTATGAATGGTTATGAGGCAGCTCAGGAAATCAGAAAAACGTCATCTGATATTCCCATTGTAGCTATGACTGCAGATGTAATCCTCGGTGTAAAGGAAAAGTGTGAGCAGAGTGGAATTCACCACTACCTAAGTAAGCCCTTTGACCCAGATAACTTTATTCACACAGTTAAAGAAATTATTATTGAAGAGGGGAGAAATAAAGATTAATATGTATGTATTAGATAAATCGGCTGGATTAAAAAATATGGCAGGTGATTTGGAACTTTACCAGGAAGTGTTACAT
The DNA window shown above is from Atribacterota bacterium and carries:
- a CDS encoding response regulator, with product EKEEIDKKTLSVSAKHFKNVRTLVLEKTGASMNLIDSYLGAFGMQCELTSSEDSAVSMLEASDGKFAKPFDLFILDYETPQEGGFKFIESLQKNENIIRMPKIIILLPMMREDLFDKLNEHEIDLGIGKPIIPSILLNGILDIFNLKAVSASQPALNKEDIMEKSDKTYRVLLAEDNKTNQLIAKSLLQRVGIETMIANNGKEAVEQYIKHKDDIDLILMDLHMPVMNGYEAAQEIRKTSSDIPIVAMTADVILGVKEKCEQSGIHHYLSKPFDPDNFIHTVKEIIIEEGRNKD